The Plasmodium sp. gorilla clade G2 genome assembly, chromosome: 6 genome has a segment encoding these proteins:
- a CDS encoding nicotinate phosphoribosyltransferase, putative gives MQETSENSKGSDNSQSVSSALGKEENGEAQSNIIENIKVDKNKKMIYIYDVAITENELKELLNRKRNEQKDEKCNYNKNSCHTYQMNVNNINNVNNVNSVVEETGKLCHRNIHNKCSWLDDNHKVISLMRCQKYIIENRINKDIDIPHNNTINALFMDYYHLVMAYTYFKQNKHEDKSIFEVYFRKCPFNGQFAILGGVYEVIKYINCFRFTKAQLDFIKKKMSSYNDIDSFVKYLENISGNDICIYGMEEGSVVFPNEPLMVIEGPLLICQILESVILNLMNYPTLISTNSIMYKISINYKTLAEFGCRRAQGPDGALSGSKYSFYGCDFTSNVYASYLYDIPILGTMSHSFISSFHNKENLISNYLDNHDFISIINKNKNIVDKLYDCKYTNESELIAFSAFAQINPKNFICLIDTYDTLKSGIYNFLIVALSLHEINYKPIGIRIDSGDLRYLTNQCRNIFNDISKKLNVPFNELKICVSNDINQKIINYLNEEPNNIDIFAIGTNLITCQSQPSLGLVYKLVQINNAPCFKMTNENKKSNLPYKKNVYRIYTDQQFATMDYIQLYNEQPINVNQQIVSINIHDESKQTHIIPKKIEQKLCLIWNYGKSLIKFKNIYDLKTYTQNEIKNFKNEHFKTDSPVSYPVLFSDNYHKIYKDLLIKNSHIKE, from the coding sequence ATGCAAGAAACCAGTGAAAACTCGAAAGGATCAGATAATTCCCAAAGTGTTAGTAGTGCATTaggaaaagaagaaaatggaGAAGCTCAAAGTAATAtaattgaaaatattaaagttgataaaaataaaaaaatgatttatatatatgatgttgCAATCACAGAAAATGAGcttaaagaattattaaataggAAAAGAAATGAacaaaaagatgaaaaatgtaattataataagaatagtTGTCATACATATCAAATgaatgttaataatattaataatgttaataatgTTAATAGTGTTGTGGAAGAGACAGGTAAATTATGTCATAGAAATATACATAACAAATGTTCATGGTTAGATGATAATCATAAAGTGATATCGTTAATGAGAtgtcaaaaatatattattgaaaatagaataaataaagatatagatATTCCACATAACAATACTATTAATGCTTTATTTATggattattatcatttagtTATggcatatacatattttaaacaaaataaacatGAAGATAAATCTATATTTGAAGTATATTTTAGGAAGTGTCCATTCAACGGGCAATTTGCTATATTAGGTGGTGTGTATgaagtaataaaatatattaattgttTTCGATTTACTAAAGCACAATtagattttataaaaaagaaaatgtccTCTTATAATGATATTGATTCTTTTGTGaaatatttagaaaatattaGTGGAAACGATATATGTATCTATGGTATGGAAGAAGGATCTGTTGTTTTTCCTAATGAACCCTTAATGGTAATAGAAGGTCCATTATTAATTTGTCAAATATTAGAAAGTGTTATATTGAACTTAATGAATTATCCAACATTAATATCAACAAATAgtattatgtataaaatttctataaattataaaacgcTAGCTGAATTTGGATGTAGAAGAGCACAAGGTCCAGATGGAGCTTTGAGTGGAtctaaatattcattttatggTTGTGATTTTACATCTAATGTATATgcatcatatttatatgatataccTATACTAGGTACTATGTCacattcatttatatcatcatttcataataaagaaaactTAATATCAAACTATTTAGATAATCATgattttatttctattataaataaaaataaaaatattgttgataaattatatgattgTAAATATACGAACGAAAGTGAACTTATTGCTTTTTCAGCATTTGCACAAATTAATCCTAAGAATTTTATTTGCTTAATTGATACATATGATACATTAAAATcaggtatatataattttctgaTTGTTGCCTTATCATTACAtgaaattaattataaaccTATCGGTATAAGAATCGATTCAGGTGATTTAAGATATTTGACAAATCAATgcagaaatatatttaatgacatttctaaaaaattaaatgtacCATTTAATGAATTGAAAATATGTGTTAGTAATGATATTaatcaaaaaattattaattatctTAATGAAGAAccaaataatatagatattttTGCTATAGGTACAAATTTAATCACATGTCAATCACAACCATCATTAGGATTAGTATATAAATTagtacaaataaataatgcaCCTTGTTTTAAAATGACTAATGAgaataaaaaatcaaatttaccatacaaaaaaaatgtatacagAATATATACAGATCAACAATTTGCAACAATGGattatatacaattatataatgaacaaCCCATAAATGTAAATCAACAAATAGtatctataaatatacatgatGAATCGAAACAAACTCATATCATTCCAAAAAAAATCGAACAAAAATTGTGCCTTATATGGAATTATGGAAAatcattaataaaatttaaaaatatatatgacttGAAAACATATACgcaaaatgaaattaaaaattttaaaaatgaacacTTTAAAACAGACTCACCTGTATCTTATCCAGTATTATTTTCTGATAATTATCATAAGATATATAAGGATCTCCTCATAAAAAATTCTCACATAAaggaataa
- a CDS encoding DnaJ protein, putative, whose protein sequence is MIKRKFCLLFLAVFFVLTIFKKLSKWEIFIEAWYTHEETDDDYDRMKLYDVLGVDKNASSDDIKKSYRKLSKKYHPDKAKDKNSNNKFSEIAEAYEILGDEEKRKIYDHYGLEAAKNMESNKMDEDPSDHFNIYERFFGTGFKREEEIKKADSLTLNVEMSLEQLYNGEFFSVMYTRDVICLRSDDCIERKKECSGKGYKTITQQVAPGFIMQNKIKDDDCIDRGKAWNKRCSYCPNGMKEEKTIELTLEIEKGMKNNDKIVFEKKGKQEIGYENGDIIFIVQTKKHKIYERVNNDLHQIYEIPLKDALIGFSKDLEHISGKTININKQNVTFHNEVLRVQNKGMPIKNTNKFGDLYIKFLIQFPKQLTDEQKKVLADLL, encoded by the coding sequence ATGATCAAGAgaaaattttgtttattatttttggctgtattttttgtgttaacgatttttaaaaaattatcgAAATGGGAAATATTTATTGAAGCATGGTACACACATGAAGAAACAGATGACGATTATGATCGCATGAAATTATATGATGTATTAGGTGTTGATAAAAATGCAAGTagtgatgatataaaaaaatcttATAGAAagttatcaaaaaaatatcacCCTGATAAAGCTAAAGATAAAAATTCCAATAACAAATTTAGTGAAATTGCAGAAGCATATGAAATATTAGGTGATgaggaaaaaagaaaaatatatgatcatTATGGATTAGAGGCTgcaaaaaatatggaaagtAATAAAATGGATGAAGATCCAAGTGAtcatttcaatatatatgaacGATTTTTTGGTACAGGTTTTAAAAgagaagaagaaataaaaaaagccGATAGTCTAACATTAAATGTAGAAATGAGTTTAgaacaattatataatgGAGAATTTTTCTCTGTAATGTATACAAGAGATGTTATATGTTTAAGAAGTGATGATTGTATTGAGAGAAAGAAAGAATGTAGTGGCAAAGGTTATAAAACTATTACACAACAAGTAGCACCTGGTTTTATTatgcaaaataaaataaaagatgatGATTGTATAGATAGAGGAAAGGCTTGGAATAAAAGATGTTCTTATTGTCCAAATGGtatgaaagaagaaaaaacaatTGAACTCACTTTAGAAATTGAAAAAGgaatgaaaaataatgataaaatagtttttgaaaaaaaaggaaaacaaGAAATAGGATATGAAAATGgagatattatatttattgttcaaactaaaaaacataaaatatatgaaagagTAAATAATGATCTTCAtcaaatatatgaaattcCTTTGAAAGATGCACTTATAGGTTTCTCAAAAGATTTAGAACATATAAGTGGTaaaactattaatattaataaacaaaatgtaACTTTTCATAATGAAGTTCTTAGAGTACAAAATAAAGGAATGCCTATTAAAAACACTAATAAATTTGGAGACCTATATATCaaatttttaattcaatTTCCTAAACAATTAACAGATGAACAGAAAAAGGTACTTGCAGATTTGTTATAA
- a CDS encoding phospholipase, putative, giving the protein MSIFIFFVVFQYLLIYFSGTSYNRFVADGASIFLRSPYKITLGKSEKRGKVFREISEEEDLNVRRDTEKKKIGFGKRDDGNKKVEKNNKSEEEKKNDQEENNMIEEKKKNVQEENNMVEEKKKNVQEENNMVEEKINPQEQNNLIEEQNNLGEEQNNLGEEQNNLVEQQNNLVEQQNNLVEQQNNLVEEKKINPQEQNNLVEEQNNSGGEEDKIGIVKNEEEEKIVVKEKKEIGVIERETISGVEVSNKNIEENNYTSNVHENTSVDDINKDVILVRKKKVLNNDSLFMNDIIKGENEEDDDEEEEVDKSLENVKLGELPKLQFIFGTNITDNDIDSDDESDDESDDESEMDDMDNIDELDNDDDDNEDDEYDWTEHVYNYKPTTYLLPGLGGSTLIAEYKNATIHSCSRYVLNSKPFRVWISLSRLLSIQSNIYCTFDTIRLRYDEKQKIYYNQPGVFIDVEKFGNLKGIEYLDYFNNTGIGITKYFNVVGQYFTSHGYIDGESIIGAPYDWRYPLNQQNYKILKEHIEYIYEKRNSTKVNLIGHSLGGLFLNYFLSRIVSKKWKQKHLSKIIFISTPFKGSIKTIRALIQSRKDFISFRISKLIKLSIPESMMKALGNSLGSLFDLLPYREYYKRDQVVILINMSNTPIDEDHVQYLVTLCGIYKPECYRNRTDVNLKVYTLENWHELLDDKLKIKYENYKLYRERYYNKDHGIPIYCLYSTINKKETEYLLYFETPNTREEPTIYYGSGDGTVGTESLQACSNFYNTVLTHHFPDTSHVGILYTEETAKYIYDIVQSPN; this is encoded by the coding sequence atgtccatattcatttttttcgtAGTTTTTCAATATTTGTTAATTTACTTCTCTGGTACGTCTTACAACAGGTTTGTAGCAGATGGAgcttcaatatttttaagaaGTCCATACAAAATAACCTTAGGAAAATCAGAGAAAAGAGGAAAAGTTTTTAGAGAGATTTCGGAGGAAGAAGATTTAAATGTTCGTCGAGacacagaaaaaaaaaaaattgggtTTGGAAAAAGGGATGATGGAAATAAAAAGGtagagaaaaataataagagtgaggaagaaaaaaaaaatgaccaggaggaaaataatatgatcgaagaaaaaaagaaaaatgtccaggaggaaaataatatggtcgaagaaaaaaaaaaaaatgtccaggaggaaaataatatggttgaagaaaaaataaatcctCAAGAGCAAAATAATTTGATTGaggaacaaaataatttggGTGaggaacaaaataatttggGTGAGGAACAAAACAATTTGGTTGAGCAACAAAACAATTTGGTTGAGCAACAAAACAATTTGGTTGAGCAACAAAATAATTTGGttgaggaaaaaaaaataaatcctCAAGAACAAAACAATTTGGTTGAGGAACAAAACAACTCTGGTGGGGAAGAGGACAAAATTGGGATTGTAAAAAATgaggaagaagaaaaaattgttgtaaaggaaaaaaaagaaataggaGTAATTGAAAGAGAAACTATTTCTGGTGTAGAAGtgagtaataaaaatattgaagagAATAATTATACTTCAAATGTACATGAGAATACATCGGttgatgatattaataaagatGTTATATTGGTAAGAAAAAAGAAGGTTTTAAATAACGATAGCTTATTTatgaatgatataataaaaggagaaaatgaagaagatgatgatgagGAGGAAGAAGTAGATAAAAGTTTGGAAAATGTAAAATTAGGTGAATTACCTAAATTACAATTTATTTTTGGAACAAATATTACAGATAATGATATTGATAGTGATGACGAAAGTGATGATGAAAGTGATGATGAAAGTGAAATGGATGATATGGATAATATTGACGAATTAGATaacgatgatgatgataatgaagatgatgaataTGATTGGACAGaacatgtatataattataaaccTACAACTTATTTATTACCTGGTTTAGGAGGTAGTACATTAATAgctgaatataaaaatgcaACTATTCATAGTTGTAGTAGATATGTATTGAATTCTAAACCTTTTAGAGTTTGGATAAGTTTAAGTAGATTACTTTCTATacaatcaaatatatattgtactTTTGATACTATACGTTTAAGATATGATGAGAaacagaaaatatattataaccaACCAGGAGTATTTATAGATGTAGAGAAATTTGGTAATCTTAAGGGTATAGAATATTtagattattttaataatacagGTATAGGTATaactaaatattttaatgtaGTTGGGCAATATTTTACTTCTCATGGATATATAGATGGAGAAAGTATTATTGGTGCTCCATATGATTGGAGATATCCATTAAATcaacaaaattataaaattcttAAAGAacatatagaatatatatatgagaaaaGAAATAGTACCAAAGTAAATTTAATTGGACATAGTTTGGGAGgtctatttttaaattatttcttaAGTCGTATTGTAAGTAAGAAGTGGAAACAAAAACATTTgagtaaaattatatttattagtaCTCCATTTAAAGGATCTATTAAAACTATAAGAGCATTAATTCAAAGTAGAAAagattttatatcatttagaATTTCAAAGTTGATAAAATTATCTATACCAGAAAGTATGATGAAAGCATTAGGAAATTCTTTAGGTTCCTTATTTGACCTATTACCATATagagaatattataaaagagaTCAAGTTgtcattttaataaatatgagtAATACACCAATTGATGAAGATCATGTTCAATATTTAGTTACATTATGTGGTATATATAAACCTGAATGTTATCGTAATAGAACAGACGTTAATTTAAAAGTATATACATTAGAAAACTGGCATGAATTATTAgatgataaattaaaaatcaaatatgaaaattataaattatatagagaaagatattataataaagatcACGGTATACCAatttattgtttatatagtactattaataaaaaagaaactgaatatttattatattttgaaacACCTAATACACGTGAAGAACCTACTATATATTATGGTTCAGGAGATGGCACGGTAGGTACAGAAAGTTTACAAGCATGTAGTAATTTTTACAACACAGTATTAACTCATCACTTCCCTGATACTAGTCATGttggaatattatatactgaAGAAACAGCTAAGTATATATACGACATAGTTCAAAGTCCAAattaa
- a CDS encoding RNA-binding protein, putative, with translation MNATSRNNLLDENKNMNNTLNTKTLWVGDIEKIKDEVVDENYILYCMFYEFADDIIRIKLCKEKNNQKNSYAFIEFSTYEVAKYCFEKLNGKWIPGKAHKFKLNWAKYNMSDNITTNEKDLNIEIDDKGTYSIYVGSLPINTTKEEIENLFCNIYNSICFVKMIKNSQKSPHKIYCFIHFFNYDECLRALTEMNGYIFKGCKIKVSKSNGIKMNHTNINSNNINNNINNNNNINNNNNNNNMNGNYYHNKNFDGNMNNYHMNKNKGINNIRMNDDKKNGNKNYTYNNNNNNNNNNNNNNNNINSSNNNELSNHHSYELNFYDHMNSSVNTFPSHYSTHNGSTNSLLYGSSNFSTQLNHMNQMNSMNQLSQMNTMSQLNQINSMGQLNQINSMNQLNPMNQLNQLNPINQLSQLNPLNQLNQLNPMNQLNQLNPMNQLNQLNPINQLNQLNPMNQLNQLNQITQLGHMNQVNYFTNQMNVIQDYTNNINNMNNINSYDSNDMTSEMINDMNSEMINDMNSEMINNMNNDMNKDMNNEINKNFNNNINKDINNVYNKNIGNHDENILNCKMNDCTYMSDMSTIYSENNRNNINDTKDLNIVNKKNNLIENDMNGYNNSYELNFYNNHSTNNEYETQNNTMKNNNNNNNNSTCEINISTNNYYYDGSINNDNVTYNKGNNDNRNENKSIHSTNIDVIDNNTTNVNMESTDNACGNMNDF, from the coding sequence atgaatgcaACGAGTAGGAATAATTTATTAGATGAAAATAAGAACATGAACAATACATTAAACACGAAAACATTGTGGGTAGGTGATATAGAAAAGATTAAGGATGAGGTTGTTGACgagaattatattttatattgtatGTTTTATGAATTCGCTgatgatataataagaataaaattatgtaaagaaaagaataatcaaaaaaattcTTATGCTTTTATAGAGTTTTCTACATATGAAGTAGCAAAATATTGTTTTGAGAAATTAAATGGAAAATGGATACCTGGTAAAGCTCATAAGTTTAAATTAAATTGGgctaaatataatatgagtGATAATATAACAACAAATGAAAAGGATTTAAATATTGAGATAGATGATAAAGGAACTTATTCTATATATGTTGGTAGCTTACCTATAAATACAACAAAAGAAGAAATCGAGAATTTATtctgtaatatatataatagtatatGCTTTGTTAAAATGATTAAGAATTCTCAAAAAAGTCCACATAAaatttattgttttattcatttttttaattatgatGAATGTCTTAGAGCCTTGACAGAAATGAatggatatatttttaaaggaTGTAAAATTAAGGTCAGTAAATCTAATGGTATTAAAATGAATCAcactaatattaatagtaacaatataaataataatataaataataacaacaacattaataataataataataataataatatgaatggaaattattatcataataaaaattttgatgggaatatgaataattatcatatgaataaaaataaagggattaataatattagaatgaatgatgacaaaaaaaatggcaataaaaattatacgtacaacaataataataataataataataataataataataataacaataatattaacagCAGCAACAATAACGAATTGAGTAATCATCATTCTTATGAACTTAATTTTTACGATCATATGAATTCAAGTGTTAATACATTTCCTTCACATTATTCTACACACAATGGTAGTACTAACAGTTTGTTATATGGTTCCAGTAATTTTTCTACACAATTAAATCATATGAATCAAATGAATTCAATGAATCAATTGAGCCAGATGAATACTATGAGTCAGTTAAATCAGATCAATTCAATGGGTCAGTTAAACCAAATAAATTCAATGAATCAATTGAACCCAATGAATCAGTTAAATCAATTAAACCCAATTAATCAATTAAGCCAGTTGAATCCACTGAATCAATTAAATCAATTGAACCCAATGAACCAATTAAATCAATTGAACCCAATGAATCAATTAAATCAATTGAACCCAATAAACCAATTAAATCAATTGAACCCAATGAATCAGTTAAATCAATTGAACCAAATAACCCAACTAGGTCATATGAATCAAGTGAATTATTTTACAAACCAAATGAATGTGATACAAGATTATACGaacaatattaataacatgaataatataaatagttaCGATAGTAATGATATGACAAGTGAGATGATAAATGATATGAACAGTGAGATGATAAATGATATGAATAGTGAgatgataaataatatgaataatgacATGAATAAAGATatgaataatgaaataaataaaaatttcaataataacataaataaagatatcaataatgtatataataaaaatataggaaatcatgatgaaaatattttaaattgtaAAATGAATGATTGTACATATATGAGTGATATGAGTACAATTTATTCGGAGAATAAtaggaataatataaatgatactaaagatttaaatattgtgaataaaaaaaacaatcttatagaaaatgatatgaatggatataataattcttatgaactaaatttttataacaacCACAGtacaaataatgaatatgaaaCTCAAAATAATactatgaaaaataataataataataataataattctacgtgtgaaataaatattagtactaataattattattatgatggttctattaataatgataatgttaCTTATAATAAAGGGAACAATGATAAtagaaatgaaaataaatcaatTCATAGTACAAATATTGATgttatagataataatactaCTAATGTTAATATGGAAAGTACAGACAATGCATGTGGTAATATGAATGATTTCTAG
- a CDS encoding amino acid transporter, putative translates to MNKKYVASSNNHDSKKDKKNNADKNKNKKNTTTSEENKDSNNNAVNNDSKKNDSSKNKYNIVKANIKNIFVSDKTKEKSDKNEKNESSKSTKNAETYSNVNDKKSNELSTKGSNDKKKKQKDSKKDNKKDSKKNSSNNNNTVVDISDEDYTNDEGEINKPKKNWKGRTFSRFTPGGVRSSTVLFICTAIGVGFLSIPYVFSKLGIILSIILIILNALESYVTTNILCTSSLEHNTFVYGNLLKKIGNKYDKTIIDFGLSFGFISSYILILILISNFLSTIFYVFNFPTLFTNNIFLVILICLLILPITFRNKVGSLNHFLIFSLFSLSITVLTIGLQTKSYNNLLINREVNLFTMDKHFFKCFNILLFSFSQQPNACFITGQFNQPTHRRLNKSTFRSVMLQVIFYTLFGVLGYFSFLNTAKDNIVLNYENSNVSILLCKFLLSLTFFFSVPLNFMGSYQSMLALGITTRDALYKLYTYIFRRTGYSANLSLLLSEYTQDPYQETHADNITEHSSVSESQEDDQNQRMWVSIIVTIFCALIACKVKKLSNVIGIGGGITSTLISCLLPNIIYYKNRHNVSNKLKRYSTLFMLCFFSFMGFLSVVVTTLNLIL, encoded by the exons atgaataaaaagtATGTTGCGTCCTCAAATAACCATGATAGCAAAAAAGATAAGAAGAACAACGcagataagaataaaaacaaaaagaacaCAACTACCAGTGAGGAAAACAAAGATTCAAATAACAATGCTGtaaataatgatagtaaaaaaaatgattctTCAAAAAATAAGTACAACATAGTTAAGGCTAatattaagaatatatttgtgtctgataaaacaaaagaaaaaagtgataaaaatgaaaaaaacgAATCTTCAAAAAGTACTAAGAATGCAGAAACATATAGTAATGTAAATGACAAAAAATCCAACGAACTTAGTACTAAAGGTTcgaatgataaaaaaaagaaacaaaaagaTAGCAAAAAAGATAACAAAAAAGATAGCAAAAaaaatagtagtaataataataatacagtTGTAGATATATCAGATGAGGATTATACTAATGATGAAggagaaataaataaaccaAAGAAAAACTGGAAAGGTAGAACATTTAGTCGATTTACACCTGGTGGTGTTAGATCTAGTACTGtactttttatatgtacagCTATTGGTGTGGGATTTTTATCAATACCTTATGTTTTTTCTAAATTAGGTATTATACTtagtattatattaataatattgaatgCTCTTGAATCATATGTtactacaaatatattatgtactTCTTCTTTAGAACATAATACATTTGTATATggtaatttattaaaaaaaataggaaataaatatgataaaactATAATAGATTTTGGATTATCCTTTGGTTTTATATCaagttatattttaatattaatattaatcagTAATTTTTTAAGTACTATcttttatgtatttaattTCCCCACtttatttacaaataatatattcttagtaatattaatatgtctACTAATTTTGCCAATCACATTTAGAAATAAAGTTGGATCATTAAACcatttcttaattttttcattattctcTTTATCTATAACTGTATTAACAATAGGACTACAAAcaaaatcatataataacTTATTAATTAATAGAGAAGTAAATTTATTTACTATGGACAAACACTTTTTCAAATGCTtcaatatattgttattttcaTTCTCTCAACAACCAAATGCATGTTTTATTACTGGGCAATTCAATCAACCTACACATAGAAGATTAAATAAATCAACCTTTAGAAGTGTAATGTTACAAGTTATATTCTATACACTATTTGGTGTTTTAGGatatttctcatttttaaatacagcaaaagataatattgttctaaattatgaaaatagtAATGTCTCTATACTTTTATGTAAATTTCTTTTATCATTGACCTTCTTCTTCTCTGTCCCATTAAATTTTATGGGATCTTATCAAAGTATGCTAGCTCTTGGAATAACAACAAGAGATGccttatataaattatatacttatatatttagaagAACTGGATATTCAGCCAATTTGTCTTTACTATTATCTGAATATACACAAGATCCGTACCAAGAAACACATGCAGATAATATTACAGAACATTCAAGTGTTAGCGAATCACAGGAAGATGATCAAAATCAAAGAATGTGGGTATCTATAATTGTCACCATTTTTTGTGCCCTAATTGCATGCAAGGTTAAAAAATTATCGAATGTTATAGGTATAGGGGGAGGTATTACATCAACTCTAATTTCAtg ccTATTgccaaatataatatattataaaaacagaCACAATGTATCAAATAAGCTCAAGAGATATTCAACTTTGTTCATGCTTTGTTTCTTCTCATTTATGGGATTTTTATCCGTTGTAGTTACAAccttaaatttaattttataa